The following proteins are co-located in the Conyzicola lurida genome:
- a CDS encoding MerR family transcriptional regulator codes for MVRATAQARVPGASGLLSIGQVLAKLNPEFPELSPSKLRFLEERQLITPSRTDSGYRKFSATDMDRLRFVLTMQRDHYLPLKVIRGYLDDFDAGRQPELPGGAVQAPSMLSSERRLSRDELIREAGANAMLLNDAVSASLIVPADHFGEDVLSVLKSLVELQRSGIEPRHLRGFRAAAERELGLIENALMPVARRKDASSRAKAAEMAREIASQLEIVRSSLIRSALTRLDS; via the coding sequence GTGGTGCGAGCAACCGCCCAGGCCCGAGTGCCCGGGGCGAGTGGCCTGCTGAGCATCGGGCAGGTGCTGGCGAAACTCAATCCCGAGTTTCCCGAACTGAGCCCGTCGAAGCTGCGCTTTCTCGAAGAGCGCCAGCTGATCACCCCGTCGCGCACCGACTCGGGGTACCGCAAGTTCTCCGCGACCGACATGGACCGGCTGCGGTTCGTGCTGACGATGCAGCGCGACCATTACCTCCCGCTCAAGGTCATCCGCGGCTATCTCGACGACTTCGATGCCGGACGCCAGCCCGAACTCCCGGGCGGTGCGGTCCAGGCGCCGTCGATGCTGAGTTCCGAGCGCCGTCTCTCCCGTGACGAGCTGATCCGCGAGGCCGGCGCCAACGCCATGCTGCTGAACGACGCGGTCTCCGCCTCGCTCATCGTGCCGGCCGACCACTTCGGCGAAGACGTGCTCTCCGTGCTCAAGTCGCTCGTCGAGCTGCAGCGCTCCGGAATCGAGCCGCGGCACCTGCGCGGTTTCCGCGCGGCGGCCGAGCGCGAACTCGGTCTGATCGAGAACGCGCTGATGCCGGTCGCGCGCCGCAAGGACGCGTCCAGCCGCGCGAAAGCCGCGGAAATGGCGCGCGAAATCGCGAGCCAACTCGAAATTGTGCGGAGCAGTCTCATCCGCTCCGCCCTCACGCGCCTCGATTCGTAG
- a CDS encoding lysophospholipid acyltransferase family protein produces the protein MTRRGAEPIYSTAIGVGRALFGALRVKPAITGAENFPAQGGAVLAITHFGYLDFALVEWMMWKANRRHIRFLAQKGAFDKPGVGFVLRGMHHISVDMTAGADAYRAAVQALRDGEVLGVFPEGGVSASFEVRELKSGAVRMAAEAGVPVIPVAVWGGHRLKTKSAGSSLREKFGVPVRFAVGTPFTPSPEDDAADVTLGLQRSLQTLVGALQADYPVDGTGAWWQPARLGGSAPTPEVAAVEEAARKARKAREAAERRR, from the coding sequence ATGACGAGGCGCGGCGCGGAACCCATCTACAGCACGGCGATCGGCGTGGGGCGGGCCCTGTTCGGCGCACTCCGGGTCAAGCCCGCGATCACCGGCGCGGAGAACTTCCCCGCCCAGGGTGGCGCCGTGCTCGCCATCACCCACTTCGGCTACCTGGACTTCGCCCTCGTCGAGTGGATGATGTGGAAGGCCAACCGCCGCCACATCCGCTTCCTCGCCCAGAAGGGCGCGTTCGACAAGCCCGGCGTCGGGTTCGTGCTGCGCGGGATGCACCACATCTCCGTCGACATGACGGCCGGCGCCGACGCCTACCGCGCGGCCGTGCAGGCGCTGCGCGACGGCGAGGTGCTCGGCGTGTTCCCCGAGGGCGGCGTGAGCGCGTCGTTCGAGGTGCGCGAGCTCAAGTCGGGTGCCGTCCGCATGGCCGCGGAGGCCGGCGTACCCGTCATCCCCGTCGCCGTCTGGGGCGGACACCGTCTGAAGACCAAATCGGCCGGCTCGTCCCTGCGGGAGAAATTCGGCGTGCCCGTACGGTTCGCCGTCGGCACACCCTTTACACCGAGCCCCGAGGATGACGCGGCCGACGTCACCCTCGGCCTGCAGCGGTCGCTGCAGACCCTGGTCGGCGCCCTGCAGGCCGACTACCCCGTCGACGGCACCGGAGCCTGGTGGCAGCCCGCCCGCCTCGGCGGTTCGGCGCCCACCCCCGAGGTCGCTGCCGTCGAGGAGGCCGCCCGCAAGGCGCGCAAGGCCCGCGAAGCGGCGGAACGACGCCGGTGA
- a CDS encoding adenosine deaminase, whose product MIWPTAELHIHIEGTVESPFLVAAARRNGIALPTYDPAELSARYVFADLQSFLDVHYSNLTVLRTERDFHDLALGYLERSAAGGVRRAEFFFDPQTHINNGVDLAVVFAGLTSAVQEARETVGISADILLSFLRDLGPDAAEETFRAALPFRDQFIGVALDSTEIGYPPSLFEKVYAMAAAEGLHRVAHAGEEGGPEYVWEALDLLGVERVDHGNRALEDPALVERLRAERIPLTVCPLSNVALRTAPPALKDHPLRRMLDEGLLVTISSDDPAYFGGYVDDNFAAIEREMGLTSVELATLAANSFVASFISDEQRAGYLAEVAETLTVAESLASTRALGE is encoded by the coding sequence GTGATCTGGCCCACCGCCGAACTGCACATCCACATCGAGGGGACCGTCGAGTCGCCCTTCCTCGTTGCCGCGGCCCGCCGCAACGGGATCGCCCTGCCGACCTACGACCCGGCCGAGCTGTCGGCGCGCTACGTCTTCGCCGACCTGCAGTCGTTCCTCGACGTGCACTACTCCAACCTCACCGTGCTGCGCACCGAGCGCGATTTCCACGACCTCGCCCTCGGCTACCTCGAACGGTCCGCCGCGGGAGGCGTGCGCCGCGCCGAGTTCTTCTTCGACCCGCAGACCCACATCAACAACGGCGTCGATCTCGCCGTCGTCTTCGCCGGGCTGACCTCCGCCGTGCAGGAGGCCCGCGAGACGGTCGGCATTTCCGCCGACATCCTGTTGTCGTTCCTCCGAGATCTGGGCCCGGATGCCGCGGAGGAGACTTTCCGGGCGGCGCTGCCCTTCCGCGACCAGTTCATCGGCGTGGCACTCGACTCGACCGAGATCGGATACCCGCCGTCGCTGTTCGAGAAGGTCTACGCGATGGCGGCCGCCGAGGGACTGCACCGGGTCGCGCACGCCGGCGAGGAGGGCGGTCCCGAGTACGTCTGGGAGGCCCTCGACCTGCTCGGCGTCGAACGCGTCGACCACGGCAACCGCGCGCTGGAGGATCCGGCACTGGTCGAGCGCCTGCGCGCGGAGCGGATCCCGCTCACCGTCTGCCCGCTGTCCAATGTCGCGCTGCGCACCGCACCGCCCGCGCTGAAAGACCACCCGCTGCGCCGCATGCTCGACGAGGGGCTGCTCGTCACGATCTCGAGCGACGACCCCGCGTACTTCGGCGGCTACGTCGACGACAATTTCGCGGCGATCGAGCGGGAGATGGGCCTGACCTCCGTCGAACTGGCGACGCTCGCGGCGAACTCGTTCGTGGCCTCGTTCATCTCCGACGAGCAGCGCGCCGGCTACCTCGCCGAGGTCGCCGAAACGCTCACGGTCGCCGAGTCGCTCGCGTCGACCCGGGCTCTGGGGGAGTAA
- a CDS encoding CDP-alcohol phosphatidyltransferase family protein, producing the protein MSTDGPAISNRVITVPNLLSFLRLALVPVFLVLILRGEDALALLVLVISSVTDFLDGLIARRFHQITRLGQLLDPLADRLFIFAALIGLAVRGVLPWWFLAVILGREVLLLVIGVGLANVGYGPLPVHHLGKVATFCLYYALPIIMVAQAFPATAPVADPVGWAFALWGAFLYWWAGVLYLREAVRVAKLG; encoded by the coding sequence GTGAGCACCGACGGGCCGGCCATCAGCAACCGGGTCATCACCGTGCCCAACCTGCTCAGCTTCCTTCGCCTCGCGCTCGTGCCCGTGTTCCTCGTGCTGATCCTGCGCGGCGAGGACGCGCTCGCGTTGCTCGTGCTGGTGATCTCGAGCGTCACCGACTTCCTCGACGGGCTCATCGCCCGGCGGTTCCACCAGATCACCCGGCTCGGCCAGCTGCTCGACCCGCTCGCCGACCGGCTGTTCATCTTCGCCGCGCTCATCGGGCTCGCCGTTCGCGGGGTGCTGCCGTGGTGGTTCCTCGCCGTCATCCTGGGCCGCGAGGTGCTGCTGCTCGTCATCGGCGTCGGGCTCGCGAACGTCGGGTACGGGCCGCTGCCCGTGCACCACCTCGGCAAGGTCGCCACGTTCTGCCTCTACTACGCCCTGCCGATCATCATGGTGGCGCAGGCCTTCCCGGCCACCGCGCCGGTGGCGGACCCGGTCGGCTGGGCGTTCGCGCTCTGGGGAGCGTTTCTGTACTGGTGGGCCGGTGTGCTCTACCTGCGTGAGGCCGTCCGCGTCGCGAAGCTCGGCTAG
- a CDS encoding TMEM175 family protein, producing the protein MAAQRGFDRLVNLSDAVVSIAATLLILPLVDTASELGSGGLGELFADHWEQLFAFVLSFAVICRFWLIHHAVFTRLDGYTRPLLWANFLWMGSIAFLPFPTELVAPSGIDDPLTSGLYVATMCVASAAITVIQWIAIRNPAIQAEEGRGTLTIHAAATSTVAMLVVLLIVLVLPGVGLWALLLLIPAGILGDRLTRRAVAARGTA; encoded by the coding sequence ATGGCAGCCCAGCGCGGATTCGACCGACTCGTCAATCTGAGCGACGCCGTCGTGTCGATCGCCGCGACCCTGCTGATCCTGCCCCTCGTCGACACCGCGTCCGAGCTGGGCTCCGGCGGCCTCGGCGAGCTGTTCGCCGACCACTGGGAGCAGCTTTTCGCCTTCGTGCTGAGCTTCGCCGTGATCTGCAGGTTCTGGCTCATCCACCACGCCGTGTTCACCCGGCTCGACGGCTACACCCGGCCGCTGCTCTGGGCGAACTTCCTCTGGATGGGCAGCATCGCCTTCCTGCCGTTCCCGACCGAGCTCGTCGCACCGTCGGGCATCGACGACCCGTTGACCTCCGGCCTGTACGTGGCGACCATGTGCGTCGCCTCGGCCGCCATCACCGTCATCCAATGGATCGCCATCAGGAACCCCGCGATCCAGGCCGAGGAGGGACGCGGCACGCTGACGATCCACGCCGCCGCCACGAGCACGGTCGCGATGCTCGTGGTGCTGCTCATCGTGCTGGTGCTCCCCGGCGTCGGCCTCTGGGCCCTCCTGCTGCTGATCCCGGCCGGCATCCTCGGCGACCGGCTCACGCGACGCGCCGTGGCCGCCCGCGGCACCGCCTAA
- a CDS encoding siderophore-interacting protein: MLTSTADETAASDPVSPAARQPRPAYRPFRASVVAVRELSPHFTRVTFTGPDFATFGTAGLDQRINLIFPLPGVGISDCGWDDAETLVDGAWYARWRALPNELRNPLRVYTVRAIRPQSLELDVDFVVHGDGPAARWLAVAAPGDEIVVIGPDAVSPPSTAGIDFHPGDAHSLLLVGDATAAPAIAAILESLPADRVAHAIIEVPEAEDALDLVHSAAATVRWIPRDGGAPGSRLLPAVRAWVADRHDIVDTTLASSAQFVAEPTGPDDLVWDVPEAPTGAGLYAWIAGEAEAITGIRRYLVREVGIDRGQIAFMGYWRNGRTTV, translated from the coding sequence ATGCTTACTTCGACCGCCGACGAGACCGCGGCTTCCGACCCCGTCTCGCCCGCCGCGCGGCAGCCCCGCCCCGCCTACCGTCCGTTCCGGGCGTCGGTCGTGGCGGTGCGCGAGCTCAGCCCGCATTTCACCCGCGTCACGTTCACGGGGCCCGACTTCGCGACCTTCGGCACGGCCGGTCTCGACCAGCGCATCAACCTGATTTTCCCGCTGCCCGGTGTCGGCATCAGCGACTGCGGCTGGGATGACGCGGAGACGCTGGTCGACGGAGCCTGGTACGCGCGCTGGCGGGCCCTGCCGAACGAGCTGCGCAACCCGCTGCGCGTCTACACGGTGCGCGCCATCCGCCCGCAGAGTCTCGAACTCGACGTCGACTTCGTGGTGCACGGCGACGGACCGGCGGCGCGCTGGCTCGCCGTGGCGGCGCCCGGCGACGAGATCGTCGTCATCGGGCCGGACGCGGTCAGCCCGCCGTCGACGGCCGGGATCGACTTCCACCCCGGCGACGCGCACTCGCTCCTGCTCGTCGGCGACGCGACGGCGGCGCCCGCGATCGCCGCGATCCTCGAGTCTCTGCCCGCCGACCGGGTCGCCCACGCGATCATCGAGGTGCCGGAGGCCGAGGACGCGCTCGACCTCGTCCACTCCGCGGCGGCGACGGTGCGCTGGATCCCGCGCGACGGCGGAGCGCCCGGCTCGCGGCTGCTGCCCGCGGTACGCGCGTGGGTGGCGGACCGTCACGACATCGTGGATACGACGCTCGCGTCATCCGCCCAGTTCGTGGCCGAGCCCACGGGGCCGGACGATCTGGTCTGGGACGTCCCGGAAGCGCCGACGGGGGCCGGGCTCTACGCCTGGATCGCGGGGGAAGCCGAGGCCATCACCGGCATCCGCCGTTACCTCGTGCGCGAGGTCGGCATCGACCGCGGCCAGATCGCCTTCATGGGCTACTGGCGCAACGGCCGCACGACCGTCTGA
- a CDS encoding oxygenase MpaB family protein, whose amino-acid sequence MSRTVDTWRSHLLTTFSGESDGKPAWVARIAEGDDAGFFGPGSAAWAVHGGIPTLVAGIRALLMQTLHPGAMAGVHDWSRYRDDPLGRLSGTIQWLVTVTFADTAVARAESARVGRFHERVVGRYRDADGVERPYAAGDPELLSWVHVVFTDAFLSCHELWGGGIPGGADAYVREWATAGELVGVDDPPRSEAELRGRLRAFGDAGTLKSDERVAEAVRFIRNPPLRRGMMPAYRVLFAGAVASIPDEYRDLLGLRRSRLPVVWATGIVLGLVGRVLGSRSTSESAARERLARLAVTPPEPGSTRATRRP is encoded by the coding sequence ATGAGCCGCACCGTCGACACCTGGCGGTCGCACCTGCTCACCACCTTTTCCGGCGAGAGCGACGGGAAACCGGCGTGGGTCGCGAGAATCGCGGAGGGCGACGACGCGGGGTTCTTCGGCCCCGGATCGGCGGCCTGGGCGGTGCACGGCGGGATTCCGACGCTCGTCGCCGGCATCCGCGCCCTGCTGATGCAGACGCTCCACCCGGGCGCGATGGCCGGCGTGCACGACTGGTCGCGCTACCGGGACGACCCGCTCGGACGCCTGTCGGGCACCATCCAGTGGCTCGTCACGGTGACCTTCGCCGACACCGCCGTCGCGCGCGCCGAGTCGGCGCGGGTGGGCAGGTTCCACGAACGCGTCGTCGGCCGCTATCGGGACGCGGACGGCGTGGAGCGGCCGTACGCGGCCGGCGATCCCGAACTGCTGTCGTGGGTGCACGTCGTCTTCACCGACGCGTTCCTCTCCTGCCACGAGCTGTGGGGAGGCGGCATCCCGGGCGGTGCCGACGCATACGTGCGCGAATGGGCGACGGCCGGCGAGCTCGTGGGCGTCGACGACCCGCCGAGGTCGGAGGCCGAGCTCCGCGGCCGGCTCCGGGCATTCGGCGATGCGGGGACGCTGAAGAGCGACGAACGGGTCGCCGAGGCGGTGCGGTTCATCCGCAATCCGCCTCTACGGCGCGGCATGATGCCCGCCTACCGGGTGTTGTTCGCGGGCGCCGTGGCGTCGATCCCCGACGAGTATCGCGACCTGCTGGGCCTGCGTCGTTCGCGGCTGCCCGTGGTGTGGGCCACCGGGATCGTCCTCGGACTGGTGGGACGGGTTCTCGGATCCCGGTCCACCTCCGAGTCGGCCGCTAGGGAGCGGCTCGCGAGACTGGCGGTTACTCCCCCAGAGCCCGGGTCGACGCGAGCGACTCGGCGACCGTGA
- a CDS encoding SPFH domain-containing protein: METPLPSDALVGGVVVVVLVVLILAVLFTFLRGIKVAKPDEAIIVTSRQKTVKKPGDEDENGGQRVVFGSRVFVMPIVEAHFKLSLRSRQLNVQATAQTKDAITIKVNAVAVVKVGGSESMVRAAAQRFLNQQDQIETSTEEVLSGSVRSIVGQLTVTEIITNRSALQGQVLEAVRESLDVQGLQIDTLQIKEIDDDNGYIRDLGRAEAARVKQVAEIAESVSRQASEEARISADQAVAEQQRKLDLRNAEIQKETDKARAEAAAARPLAESIAQQGVIAQDEINAASRVGLRKQELDAEIRAVADAEAYAVLKNAEASAAAAVAAADSNRDARKASAEAVEAEGVAEKNRRIAAAEALRAEGEAEANSIRVKGSAEAEATRAKAEALEERADDLLRQQVIGQLPDIVRAASEPLAAINNMTVISSDGSGTEQVGQNVATQLATATQIVRDLTGIDIAEIVTGRATGAAAGDALAAGTAPAAKAPKAQKPRTAPVATAPADTTPSI, translated from the coding sequence ATGGAAACCCCCCTGCCCTCGGATGCCCTCGTCGGAGGCGTCGTCGTCGTCGTTCTCGTCGTCCTCATCCTCGCGGTCCTGTTCACGTTCCTCCGCGGCATCAAAGTCGCGAAGCCCGACGAGGCGATCATCGTCACCTCCCGGCAGAAGACGGTCAAAAAGCCCGGCGACGAGGACGAGAACGGCGGCCAGCGCGTCGTCTTCGGATCCCGCGTCTTCGTGATGCCGATCGTCGAGGCCCACTTCAAGCTGAGCCTGCGGTCGCGCCAGCTCAACGTGCAGGCCACCGCCCAGACGAAAGACGCGATCACGATCAAGGTGAACGCGGTCGCCGTCGTCAAGGTCGGGGGCTCCGAGTCGATGGTGCGCGCCGCCGCCCAGCGATTCCTGAACCAGCAGGACCAGATCGAGACCTCGACCGAAGAGGTGCTGAGCGGTTCCGTGCGTTCCATCGTCGGCCAGCTGACGGTAACCGAGATCATCACCAACCGCTCGGCGCTGCAGGGCCAGGTGCTCGAGGCCGTGCGCGAATCCCTCGACGTTCAGGGCCTCCAGATCGACACGCTCCAGATCAAAGAGATCGACGACGACAACGGCTACATCCGCGACCTCGGCCGCGCCGAAGCCGCCCGCGTCAAGCAGGTCGCCGAGATCGCCGAGTCCGTTTCGCGCCAGGCCTCGGAAGAGGCGCGCATCTCCGCCGACCAGGCCGTCGCGGAGCAGCAGCGCAAGCTCGACCTGCGTAACGCGGAGATCCAGAAGGAGACCGACAAGGCCCGCGCCGAGGCGGCCGCCGCCCGCCCGCTCGCCGAGTCGATCGCGCAGCAGGGTGTCATCGCCCAGGACGAAATCAACGCGGCATCCCGGGTCGGCCTGCGCAAGCAGGAACTCGACGCCGAGATCCGCGCCGTCGCCGACGCCGAGGCGTACGCGGTGCTGAAGAACGCCGAGGCATCCGCCGCGGCCGCCGTCGCCGCCGCCGACTCCAACCGTGACGCCCGCAAGGCGAGCGCGGAAGCCGTCGAGGCCGAGGGTGTCGCCGAGAAGAACCGTCGTATCGCGGCCGCCGAGGCACTGCGCGCGGAGGGCGAGGCCGAGGCCAACTCGATCCGCGTCAAGGGTTCCGCCGAGGCCGAGGCCACGCGGGCCAAGGCCGAGGCGCTCGAGGAGCGCGCCGACGACCTGCTGCGCCAGCAGGTCATCGGCCAGCTGCCCGACATCGTGCGTGCGGCGTCCGAGCCGCTCGCCGCGATCAACAACATGACGGTCATCTCGTCCGACGGCAGCGGAACCGAGCAGGTTGGGCAGAACGTCGCCACCCAGCTGGCGACCGCGACCCAGATCGTGCGCGACCTCACGGGCATCGATATCGCCGAGATCGTCACGGGCCGGGCGACCGGTGCGGCGGCCGGCGACGCGCTGGCCGCCGGCACCGCTCCCGCGGCGAAGGCTCCGAAAGCGCAGAAGCCGCGCACGGCGCCCGTCGCGACGGCTCCCGCGGACACCACCCCGTCGATCTAG
- a CDS encoding VOC family protein, whose amino-acid sequence MSSISPFLWFDKDAYEAAELYVSLFPDSRILNVGRYPDGSPGEPGSVMSVSFVLDGLEVQALNAGPQFPFTEAFSFFVQADTQEKIDRYWDALIADGGAPSQCGWLKDRFGLSWQIVPPRLGELLGDPDPERAGRVMQAMLGMQKIVIADLEAA is encoded by the coding sequence ATGTCGTCCATCAGCCCCTTCCTCTGGTTCGACAAGGACGCCTACGAGGCGGCCGAATTGTACGTCTCGCTCTTCCCCGACTCGCGCATCCTCAACGTCGGGCGCTACCCGGATGGGAGCCCGGGGGAGCCGGGATCGGTGATGTCTGTGTCGTTCGTGCTCGACGGCCTCGAGGTGCAGGCCCTCAACGCCGGCCCGCAGTTCCCGTTCACCGAGGCGTTCTCGTTCTTCGTCCAGGCCGACACCCAGGAGAAGATCGACCGCTACTGGGACGCTCTCATCGCCGACGGGGGAGCGCCGAGCCAGTGCGGCTGGCTCAAGGACCGCTTCGGCCTGTCGTGGCAGATCGTGCCCCCGCGGCTGGGCGAGCTGCTCGGCGACCCCGACCCCGAACGGGCGGGTCGCGTGATGCAGGCGATGCTCGGTATGCAGAAGATCGTCATCGCCGACCTCGAAGCGGCCTGA
- a CDS encoding MerR family transcriptional regulator has translation MSELSRSEDSRYDLGLLFTDGMPNHDDDTGYRGAVAARAAGISYRQLDYWARTELVQPTVRGAAGSGSQRLYGFRDILVLKLVKRLLDTGISLQQIRIAVNQLRESGINDLAQTTLMSDGASVYLCTSNDEVIDLVSRGQGVFGIAVGKVLREVETSLIEFDSVLGEDPADELAKRRVSKAS, from the coding sequence ATGAGTGAACTCAGCCGTAGCGAGGATTCCCGCTACGACCTCGGCCTCCTCTTTACCGACGGCATGCCCAACCACGACGACGACACGGGCTACCGCGGAGCGGTCGCCGCCCGCGCCGCCGGCATCAGTTACCGCCAGCTCGACTACTGGGCCCGCACCGAGCTCGTCCAGCCCACCGTGCGTGGTGCTGCGGGCAGCGGTTCGCAGCGTCTCTACGGCTTCCGCGACATCCTCGTCCTCAAACTCGTCAAGCGCCTGCTCGACACCGGCATCTCCCTCCAACAGATCCGCATCGCCGTCAACCAGCTGCGCGAGTCGGGCATCAACGACCTCGCCCAGACCACGCTGATGAGCGACGGCGCCAGCGTCTACCTCTGCACCAGCAACGACGAGGTCATCGACCTGGTCAGCCGCGGACAGGGCGTCTTCGGCATCGCCGTCGGCAAGGTGCTCCGCGAGGTGGAGACCAGCCTCATCGAGTTCGACTCCGTGCTCGGCGAAGACCCGGCCGACGAACTGGCCAAGCGCCGCGTCAGCAAGGCCTCCTAG
- a CDS encoding FHA domain-containing protein, giving the protein MNESEIPDEPTEFEPQETPDVQEEKANVPQENDTTLTFGSEFGAQLAALEGEVSAEEQDAIAALPSGSALLIVRRGPTAGARFLLDADVTTAGRHPEADIFLDDVTVSRRHAQFLRHGTNFEVKDLGSLNGTYLNGERIASEPLGDRSEVQVGKFRLTFYASRRDLANTAGK; this is encoded by the coding sequence ATGAATGAGTCCGAGATTCCGGATGAGCCCACCGAGTTTGAACCCCAGGAGACCCCCGACGTGCAAGAGGAAAAAGCCAACGTGCCCCAGGAAAACGACACGACGCTCACATTCGGCAGCGAATTCGGCGCCCAGCTTGCCGCACTCGAGGGGGAGGTCTCCGCTGAGGAGCAGGACGCGATCGCGGCCCTGCCGTCCGGTTCGGCCCTGCTGATCGTGCGCCGCGGTCCCACGGCGGGCGCGCGTTTCCTGCTCGACGCCGATGTCACCACGGCCGGCCGTCATCCCGAAGCCGACATCTTCCTCGACGACGTCACGGTCTCCCGTCGTCACGCCCAGTTCCTCCGTCACGGCACGAACTTCGAAGTGAAGGATCTCGGTTCTCTCAACGGCACGTACCTCAATGGCGAGCGCATCGCGTCGGAGCCGCTCGGCGACCGGTCCGAGGTGCAGGTCGGCAAGTTCCGCCTCACGTTCTACGCGTCTCGCCGCGACCTCGCGAACACGGCTGGCAAGTAG
- a CDS encoding S4 domain-containing protein, giving the protein MSTQPKPPFVPPTSVRVDSWIWAVRVLKTRSAATAASKAGHVTVNDERAKAAQSVRIGDEVRVRTGEGERTLVVRRLIVKRVSAAVAAECFEDLTPPPPPKEERVLTAVRDRGAGRPTKKDRREIDRLLGEHV; this is encoded by the coding sequence GTGAGCACCCAGCCGAAGCCGCCGTTCGTCCCGCCGACCTCGGTGCGGGTCGACAGCTGGATCTGGGCCGTGCGCGTGCTCAAGACCCGGTCCGCGGCGACGGCGGCGAGCAAGGCCGGCCACGTGACGGTGAACGACGAGCGCGCGAAGGCCGCGCAGTCGGTGCGCATCGGCGACGAGGTGCGCGTGCGCACCGGCGAGGGCGAACGCACGCTCGTCGTGCGGCGTCTGATCGTGAAGCGGGTGAGCGCGGCCGTCGCGGCGGAGTGCTTCGAGGATCTGACTCCCCCGCCGCCGCCCAAGGAGGAGCGCGTGCTGACCGCGGTGCGCGACCGGGGTGCCGGCCGACCGACGAAGAAGGACCGGCGCGAGATCGACCGCCTGCTCGGCGAGCACGTGTGA